The Saccharomonospora glauca K62 genome has a segment encoding these proteins:
- the lgt gene encoding prolipoprotein diacylglyceryl transferase, which translates to MNTASAYFLANIPSPDRGVWQIGPLSLRAYALCIIAGIILAIWLGERRWVQRGGTKGTIVDIAVFAVPFGLVGGRLYHVITDNQLYFGEGKDPIRALYIWEGGLGIWGAIALGAVGAWIACRRKGIPLPAVADAVAPGIVIAQAIGRLGNYFNQELYGGPTDLPWGLEIYQRIDPETGLPDALNGVAVTDVPLAVVHPTFLYELLWNLGVALLVLWADRRFRLGHGRAFALYVAGYTAGRFWIELMRTDQANHILGLRVNVWTSILVFAGAVAYLVLAKRRGPRERPEDLATDPDDGGAAGDGVEPSGDGSGEEDTDTTDRADDGGRDGSGGAGGATARTEVG; encoded by the coding sequence GTGAACACCGCGTCGGCTTACTTCCTCGCGAACATCCCGAGCCCCGACCGGGGCGTCTGGCAGATCGGTCCCCTGTCCTTGCGGGCCTACGCCCTGTGCATCATCGCGGGAATCATCCTCGCCATCTGGCTGGGGGAACGTCGATGGGTGCAACGCGGCGGCACCAAGGGGACGATCGTCGACATCGCGGTGTTCGCGGTGCCGTTCGGGCTGGTCGGCGGACGGTTGTACCACGTCATCACCGACAACCAGCTGTACTTCGGGGAGGGCAAGGACCCGATCCGGGCGCTCTACATCTGGGAGGGCGGTCTCGGCATCTGGGGTGCCATCGCCCTGGGCGCGGTGGGGGCGTGGATCGCGTGCCGTCGCAAGGGCATCCCGCTCCCGGCCGTCGCGGACGCGGTGGCGCCCGGCATCGTGATCGCGCAGGCCATCGGGCGTCTCGGCAACTACTTCAACCAGGAGCTCTACGGTGGGCCGACCGACCTGCCGTGGGGCCTGGAGATCTACCAGCGGATCGACCCGGAGACGGGGCTGCCCGACGCGCTCAACGGCGTGGCCGTCACCGACGTGCCGCTGGCGGTCGTGCACCCGACGTTCCTCTACGAGCTGCTGTGGAACCTCGGGGTCGCGCTGCTCGTGCTGTGGGCCGACCGGCGATTCCGGCTCGGGCACGGGCGTGCGTTCGCGCTCTACGTCGCGGGGTACACGGCGGGCCGGTTCTGGATCGAGCTCATGCGCACCGACCAGGCCAACCACATCCTCGGTCTGCGGGTCAACGTGTGGACGTCGATCCTGGTCTTCGCCGGTGCGGTGGCGTACCTGGTGCTCGCCAAGCGTCGCGGCCCGAGGGAACGGCCGGAGGATCTCGCGACCGACCCCGACGACGGGGGAGCGGCGGGTGACGGCGTCGAGCCCAGCGGCGACGGCTCCGGTGAGGAGGACACCGACACCACCGACCGCGCCGACGACGGAGGCCGGGACGGCTCCGGAGGCGCCGGCGGTGCGACGGCGCGGACCGAGGTCGGGTGA
- the trpA gene encoding tryptophan synthase subunit alpha: MSRLAELFDSTKAQRRAALVAYLPAGYPTVDGSKELIAATVDAGADLVEVGVPYSDPVMDGPTIQGAADAALRNGFKLRHLFEVVESVASRGGRAVVMTYYNPVHRYGVDAFARDLASAGGLGLITPDLTPDEASEWIAASTEHGLDRIFLVAPSSSDDRIALTAKATTGFVYATAVMGVTGARDTVGSAASELVRRTRQHTDLPVGVGLGVRSGDQAAEVASFADAVIVGSALVSKAAEGTGPLAELTSELAEGVRRPAR; encoded by the coding sequence GTGAGCAGGCTGGCCGAGCTGTTCGACAGCACCAAGGCGCAGCGTCGGGCGGCGTTGGTGGCGTACCTGCCCGCCGGGTACCCGACCGTGGACGGTTCGAAGGAACTGATCGCGGCCACCGTCGACGCCGGTGCCGACCTCGTCGAGGTCGGGGTTCCGTACTCGGACCCGGTGATGGACGGCCCGACCATCCAGGGGGCCGCCGACGCGGCACTGCGCAACGGCTTCAAGCTGAGGCATCTGTTCGAGGTCGTGGAGTCGGTCGCCTCGCGGGGCGGCAGGGCCGTCGTGATGACCTACTACAACCCCGTGCACCGCTACGGGGTCGACGCGTTCGCCCGCGACCTGGCCTCGGCGGGCGGTCTGGGGCTCATCACGCCCGACCTCACCCCCGACGAGGCGTCGGAGTGGATCGCCGCCTCCACCGAGCACGGCCTCGACCGGATCTTCCTGGTGGCGCCGTCGTCGTCCGACGACCGCATCGCGTTGACGGCGAAGGCCACCACGGGCTTCGTGTACGCGACGGCCGTCATGGGCGTCACGGGCGCGCGGGACACCGTGGGCAGTGCCGCCTCGGAGCTGGTGCGACGCACCCGGCAGCACACGGATCTGCCCGTCGGAGTCGGCCTCGGGGTGCGCTCCGGTGACCAGGCCGCCGAGGTGGCCTCGTTCGCCGACGCGGTGATCGTGGGCTCAGCCCTGGTCTCGAAGGCCGCGGAGGGCACCGGACCGCTGGCCGAGCTGACGTCGGAGCTCGCCGAGGGGGTTCGCCGCCCCGCGCGGTGA